In Xylanibacter ruminicola 23, a single genomic region encodes these proteins:
- a CDS encoding helix-turn-helix domain-containing protein yields MNRNLNVKLNQKWFGNRILPRDAYRLDGVYDFKVRKLFTTCCEVIDESTDITAYLRGTANLKLFKGQIVKCRILSVKEKHPHIELADYRGFQRTERSLTDEKLTELLDVRELSWNKKDFIRLLLTEEREKSFESQCHKWIQGLINKKIDLQTVKMDCSDLLELSELLDLCADSEREFYQDRLTLIIEQLTYYIQSDELIANENDTDSTETPTNFINSLFNKLKVSGFVYHPIKHFNILSSIFLRRPDLMNGRIKELLDIICQRHIENWRKEPFCSAIIKLLELYVRECDGRIDKTKDNLELIKNNIQALALQLLLLQDSPDTSIADFRLNTARLCAVSSYLYPLHPDWLIDMAYYYLFHSDAKLVNYTMDKAPLLPHYIASLYPCEPIDTTNSFTQNKIKLQISTDGIMLFSPNSIQNPCAVFPQTLELWQGMQVILGAKPSVNLATAKPNDLTPYQQVWQEIENEMFNVGQVITTTGVKRRKQHKIGELVRISFISQDNYSNNKYYCHIEDEIGGEGFIYMSDIVAYTISSSLRLFLAPDGGRYVFMASIIDEYNGYFHFSMLQEIKDNVLDYYTYDEDIICSLGGSPNASGIAPAVSRDGISVSLRNAIGFEGLEKNSIVSCRLIGRSTGTFHIQCEMNQITTYDFDIVSAFKNLMEDYAVGCVYDENIGKQEEEAILESDRVLDESYVRELIFLIDRMAQIDKDYIKMYNYLAFARTLSMMIGWESQAAYYKGRMDIITMLHYFARNSKVDEDKLEQLENVNSELFANNEILRDRFVQLQAVSFMNKPEHNADLFELTKGSPSISELASLVLAYNITKGSQMESTATDIHNRIKQQLNLNGFETGLKLYGSGQETTDTEYKTSLVFPAGSKKVKENPEKQMEEILKVINSFMNTAGGTLYVGVNDYGLGTGVEDDLNSTVYHGDRDKYQRAIPDAMCAKWGNSLAATYIEDISFDAANTDKDILVVKIRPHQAGVPFDGYWYVRVGSTKRKLSREEFDEYQRLNRKLPEEIETEVSANHHVQFSEPEKPAVNGPLVISKDDEVRTSRIRKNVPAEYLDPLNYTEPIGFFKFLSGGKFRKLEEYDYDDQSLLTLAVLDNESKSYLVLGYANGHIVKVPVEELLDYQQRDYSRYAESKLVFATIADEDDAIMTISKEDKTRPKVVMRLDHLSSFDEGKLMDPGQLPYNEGLMSEIMGYEVIPAQYVPDFEGILDKKKTFIGYPANNVTRPMVNTLHLWGINEI; encoded by the coding sequence ATGAATAGAAACTTGAACGTAAAACTAAACCAAAAATGGTTCGGAAACCGAATACTGCCAAGAGATGCATATCGACTTGACGGTGTTTACGATTTTAAGGTGCGTAAACTATTCACCACCTGTTGTGAAGTTATCGACGAATCTACCGATATCACGGCGTATTTGCGCGGCACGGCTAATCTGAAACTGTTTAAAGGGCAGATAGTAAAGTGTCGCATTTTGTCGGTTAAAGAGAAACATCCGCATATCGAACTGGCTGATTACCGAGGATTCCAACGTACAGAAAGAAGTTTAACAGATGAGAAGTTAACCGAGCTGCTTGATGTCAGGGAATTGTCGTGGAATAAGAAAGATTTTATCAGGCTGTTATTAACTGAAGAGAGGGAAAAATCGTTCGAGAGCCAATGTCATAAATGGATTCAGGGACTGATAAATAAGAAAATCGACCTGCAAACGGTTAAGATGGATTGCTCCGACTTGCTAGAGTTATCAGAACTACTCGATCTTTGTGCCGATAGCGAACGAGAATTTTACCAAGACCGACTCACGCTCATAATAGAGCAGTTAACCTACTACATCCAGTCGGATGAATTAATTGCCAACGAGAATGATACCGATTCAACCGAAACACCTACTAACTTTATCAACAGTTTGTTTAATAAGCTTAAGGTTTCTGGTTTTGTATATCATCCCATCAAGCATTTTAATATCCTGTCGAGTATTTTCCTGCGTCGACCCGACCTGATGAATGGCCGTATTAAGGAACTGCTGGATATCATCTGTCAGCGACATATCGAGAACTGGCGAAAAGAGCCGTTCTGTAGCGCTATCATTAAACTGCTGGAACTATATGTTCGCGAGTGCGATGGAAGGATTGATAAAACCAAGGATAACCTCGAACTTATAAAGAACAACATTCAGGCGTTGGCTTTGCAGCTGTTGTTGCTGCAGGATAGTCCAGATACGTCGATTGCTGATTTCCGTCTGAATACAGCACGACTCTGTGCAGTGTCGTCGTATCTCTACCCGCTGCATCCCGACTGGCTTATAGATATGGCTTACTACTATCTGTTCCACTCAGATGCTAAGTTGGTAAACTATACCATGGATAAGGCTCCCCTATTGCCACACTACATCGCCAGTCTTTACCCTTGCGAGCCGATAGATACCACCAACTCGTTTACGCAGAACAAGATAAAACTGCAGATTTCAACCGATGGCATCATGCTGTTCTCGCCTAATTCGATACAGAATCCCTGTGCGGTTTTTCCCCAAACACTCGAGTTGTGGCAGGGCATGCAGGTTATTCTTGGCGCCAAGCCAAGTGTAAATTTGGCCACAGCCAAACCTAACGATCTTACCCCATACCAGCAAGTATGGCAAGAGATTGAGAACGAGATGTTTAATGTGGGACAAGTAATAACCACTACAGGAGTTAAGCGACGCAAGCAGCATAAGATAGGCGAACTGGTACGCATCAGTTTTATCAGTCAGGATAACTACAGCAACAATAAATACTATTGTCATATCGAAGACGAGATAGGTGGCGAAGGTTTTATCTATATGAGCGACATTGTGGCTTATACGATTTCAAGTTCTTTGCGACTTTTCCTTGCTCCCGATGGTGGCAGATATGTGTTTATGGCTTCAATCATCGATGAGTACAATGGCTATTTCCACTTCTCGATGTTACAGGAGATAAAGGATAATGTGCTCGACTATTACACCTACGACGAAGATATTATCTGCTCGCTGGGTGGTAGTCCTAACGCTTCAGGTATTGCGCCTGCTGTTTCAAGGGATGGTATCAGCGTAAGCCTGCGCAACGCCATTGGCTTTGAGGGGTTGGAAAAAAACTCGATTGTTAGTTGCAGACTGATAGGCCGTAGCACTGGTACGTTCCACATACAATGCGAAATGAACCAGATTACCACATACGATTTCGACATTGTAAGTGCCTTTAAGAATCTGATGGAAGATTATGCCGTGGGATGTGTGTATGATGAGAATATCGGTAAGCAGGAAGAAGAAGCAATCCTGGAGAGTGACCGGGTGCTCGACGAGAGCTATGTACGCGAACTTATCTTTCTGATAGATCGTATGGCGCAGATAGATAAGGACTATATAAAGATGTATAATTATCTGGCCTTTGCCCGAACACTATCTATGATGATTGGATGGGAGTCGCAGGCTGCATATTACAAAGGCAGAATGGACATCATCACCATGCTTCACTATTTTGCCCGTAATTCTAAGGTAGATGAGGATAAGCTAGAACAGCTGGAGAATGTAAACTCTGAGCTGTTTGCCAACAACGAGATTTTGCGCGACCGTTTTGTGCAGCTGCAAGCTGTAAGTTTCATGAATAAACCAGAGCATAATGCCGATCTTTTCGAACTCACCAAAGGCAGCCCGTCAATCAGCGAATTGGCATCGTTGGTATTGGCCTATAATATCACCAAGGGCAGCCAGATGGAAAGCACGGCTACCGATATTCATAACCGCATTAAGCAGCAATTAAATCTTAATGGCTTTGAAACAGGCCTTAAGCTGTATGGTTCAGGACAGGAAACCACCGATACCGAATACAAAACCAGTCTGGTTTTCCCCGCCGGCAGCAAAAAGGTGAAGGAAAATCCCGAGAAACAGATGGAGGAGATTCTGAAGGTTATCAACTCGTTTATGAATACCGCCGGAGGTACGCTCTATGTGGGTGTTAACGACTATGGCCTGGGCACTGGTGTAGAAGACGACTTGAATTCGACCGTTTATCATGGCGACCGCGATAAATACCAGCGCGCCATCCCCGATGCCATGTGTGCCAAATGGGGTAACAGCCTGGCAGCCACTTATATCGAGGATATCAGTTTTGACGCTGCTAATACCGATAAGGATATACTGGTGGTAAAAATCCGTCCCCACCAAGCAGGTGTGCCTTTTGATGGCTATTGGTATGTGCGTGTGGGCAGTACCAAACGTAAACTTTCGAGAGAGGAGTTTGATGAGTATCAGCGACTTAACCGAAAACTACCCGAAGAGATTGAGACCGAAGTTTCTGCTAACCACCATGTGCAGTTCAGCGAGCCCGAGAAACCCGCTGTTAACGGTCCGCTGGTGATTTCAAAGGATGATGAAGTTCGTACCAGTCGTATTCGAAAGAATGTGCCTGCCGAATATCTCGATCCATTAAACTATACCGAACCCATCGGCTTCTTTAAGTTCCTGAGCGGCGGCAAATTCCGCAAATTGGAAGAGTACGACTACGACGACCAGTCGCTGTTAACGCTTGCTGTTTTGGATAACGAATCGAAAAGCTATCTGGTTTTGGGATACGCCAATGGCCATATCGTGAAAGTACCAGTAGAGGAATTGTTAGATTATCAGCAACGCGATTATAGTCGTTATGCAGAGTCGAAACTCGTATTTGCCACTATTGCCGATGAAGATGACGCCATCATGACTATCAGCAAGGAGGATAAAACCCGCCCCAAGGTAGTTATGCGTCTCGACCACCTGTCGAGTTTCGACGAAGGAAAACTGATGGATCCTGGTCAGCTACCTTACAACGAGGGTTTAATGAGCGAGATTATGGGTTATGAGGTTATTCCTGCCCAGTATGTACCCGATTTTGAGGGCATATTGGATAAGAAGAAAACCTTTATCGGTTATCCCGCGAACAATGTTACCAGACCAATGGTAAACACCCTGCATCTCTGGGGTATAAATGAAATCTGA
- a CDS encoding DNA methyltransferase yields the protein MTDKQQSAAAAAFAERWRGRGYERGESQSFWIDLLSNVYGIDTPTNGFITFEDHQMVDSSNFIDGRIPSTKVLIEQKSLGKDLRKGIHQSDGSLLNPFQQARRYVVSLPVSEHPRWIVTCNFSEFLVYDMEQPNGEPEQILLENLGKEYYRLQFLVDAKNDHLRKEMEVSMQAGEIVGRIYEALLKQYDDNSTEALRWLNILCVRIVFCLYAEDAGIFSHDQFHDFLVTYEAKDLRRALRDLFEVLNTPKEQRSKYLQAELAAFPYTNGGLFAETIEIPQFTDELKQTLLQNASLDFDWSEISPTIFGAVFESTLNPETRRSGGMHYTSIENIHKVIDPLFLNDLRAELDEILDEKVEKQRVRKLDAYQDKLASLTFLDPACGSGNFLTETYLSLRRLENEAIRSKYHDQTMIGAFMNPIKVSIHQFYGIEINDFAVTVATTALWISEAQMMAETEKIVTFEDNFLPLKSYSNIHEGNALRTDWETVVPKSHLTYIIGNPPFVGANIMNDNQRADIRSIFGSKWKNIGEMDYVTGWYLKATQMMHGTDIRTALVSTNSISQGEQVANLWKPLFEEGVHIDFAHRTFRWDSEASLKAHVHCVIIGFSCTNDKHTMTIYDNAKEHKASNINAYLMDAPNVFVESKSKPLCRVPSIRKGNQPTDGGNLIIEAADLENFLACEPKSRKFIKRLIGSKEYINNKARYCLWLKEATPAELRQMPTVLNRIEGVRKMRESSSDEATRRLANYPHLFRETNNPETYIVVPSVSSERRRYVPMGFLTKDTIPTNLVLIIPDATLYHFGILESNVHMAWMRAVCGRLEMRYRYSKDVVYNNFPWPTPTEEQKEKIEQTAQAILDARALYPDSSLADLYDELTMPVELRKAHQENDRAVMAAYGFPIKTTTESQCVAELFKLYQELTNKKPITI from the coding sequence ATGACCGACAAACAACAGTCAGCCGCCGCTGCAGCCTTTGCTGAGCGGTGGAGAGGCAGAGGGTATGAACGGGGTGAATCACAGTCATTCTGGATTGACCTCCTGAGCAACGTGTATGGAATCGATACACCTACCAATGGTTTTATCACTTTCGAAGACCATCAGATGGTGGATAGCTCAAACTTTATCGATGGTCGCATACCATCCACCAAGGTGCTTATCGAACAGAAATCACTGGGTAAGGATTTGCGTAAAGGCATCCACCAAAGCGATGGTTCGCTGCTTAATCCATTCCAGCAGGCACGCCGCTATGTGGTGAGTCTGCCTGTATCCGAACATCCACGATGGATTGTCACCTGCAACTTCTCAGAGTTTCTGGTTTACGATATGGAGCAGCCCAATGGCGAACCCGAACAGATACTACTTGAGAATCTAGGAAAAGAATACTATCGCCTGCAGTTTTTGGTAGATGCAAAGAACGACCACCTGCGTAAGGAGATGGAGGTATCGATGCAGGCAGGCGAAATAGTGGGTCGCATCTACGAGGCACTGCTCAAACAATATGATGATAACTCTACCGAGGCCCTGCGATGGCTAAACATCCTGTGTGTGCGCATCGTATTCTGCTTGTATGCCGAAGATGCAGGAATTTTCAGTCACGACCAATTCCATGATTTTCTGGTAACTTACGAGGCCAAGGACCTTCGCCGTGCACTGCGCGATTTGTTCGAGGTTCTAAATACCCCTAAAGAGCAACGCAGCAAATACCTGCAGGCAGAACTGGCTGCATTCCCATACACTAATGGCGGACTGTTTGCTGAAACCATCGAGATACCGCAGTTTACCGATGAGCTGAAGCAGACACTGCTGCAGAATGCCAGTCTGGATTTTGACTGGAGCGAAATCTCCCCCACTATATTTGGTGCCGTATTTGAGAGTACGCTCAATCCTGAGACGCGTCGCAGTGGTGGTATGCACTACACCTCGATAGAGAATATCCATAAGGTTATCGATCCATTGTTCTTGAACGACCTACGTGCTGAACTCGATGAAATATTGGATGAGAAAGTTGAGAAGCAACGCGTTCGAAAACTCGATGCCTATCAAGACAAGTTAGCATCGCTCACCTTCCTGGATCCTGCCTGCGGCTCAGGTAACTTCCTGACCGAAACCTACCTGAGTTTGCGCCGATTAGAGAACGAGGCTATCCGTTCTAAATACCACGACCAAACCATGATAGGTGCATTTATGAACCCCATCAAAGTGAGCATCCACCAATTTTATGGTATCGAGATTAACGACTTTGCTGTAACCGTAGCCACAACAGCTTTATGGATCAGCGAGGCTCAGATGATGGCTGAAACAGAGAAAATAGTAACCTTTGAAGATAACTTTCTGCCTTTAAAAAGCTACTCAAATATCCACGAAGGCAATGCCCTCCGCACCGATTGGGAAACCGTAGTACCCAAATCCCACCTTACTTATATAATAGGTAACCCACCGTTTGTGGGAGCTAATATAATGAATGATAATCAAAGAGCTGATATAAGGTCCATTTTTGGTAGTAAATGGAAGAACATCGGTGAAATGGACTATGTAACAGGATGGTACTTGAAGGCAACTCAAATGATGCATGGAACAGATATACGTACGGCTTTAGTTTCGACAAATAGCATATCACAAGGAGAACAAGTTGCCAATCTATGGAAACCACTCTTTGAAGAAGGTGTTCACATAGACTTTGCCCATCGCACATTTCGCTGGGATAGTGAAGCATCACTTAAAGCACATGTTCACTGCGTAATTATAGGATTTAGCTGCACGAACGATAAACATACAATGACCATTTACGACAATGCAAAGGAACATAAAGCATCAAACATTAATGCATATTTGATGGATGCCCCAAATGTATTTGTCGAGAGTAAGAGCAAACCCTTATGTAGGGTACCTTCTATTCGTAAAGGCAATCAACCTACTGATGGTGGTAATCTTATAATAGAAGCAGCTGATCTTGAAAACTTTCTTGCTTGTGAACCAAAATCAAGAAAATTTATAAAACGCCTAATTGGATCAAAAGAATACATAAACAATAAAGCAAGATACTGTCTTTGGCTTAAAGAAGCAACACCTGCAGAATTAAGGCAGATGCCAACAGTTCTTAACCGCATAGAAGGCGTGCGGAAAATGCGAGAATCAAGTAGTGACGAAGCTACTCGCCGTCTTGCCAATTATCCTCACTTATTCCGTGAGACGAACAACCCTGAAACGTACATCGTAGTTCCCAGCGTCTCTTCTGAGCGTCGTCGTTATGTTCCAATGGGATTTCTTACCAAAGACACCATTCCTACCAACCTCGTTTTAATTATACCTGATGCAACTTTATATCATTTCGGTATTCTTGAAAGTAATGTTCATATGGCTTGGATGAGAGCTGTATGTGGACGATTAGAAATGCGATATCGATATTCCAAGGATGTTGTTTACAACAACTTCCCCTGGCCTACTCCAACAGAAGAACAAAAAGAAAAGATAGAGCAAACGGCCCAGGCTATCTTAGATGCCCGTGCCCTCTACCCCGACTCTTCTTTGGCCGACCTCTACGACGAGCTAACCATGCCCGTTGAACTCCGCAAAGCCCACCAAGAGAACGACCGCGCCGTCATGGCAGCTTATGGTTTCCCCATCAAGACCACGACCGAAAGCCAGTGTGTAGCCGAGCTGTTCAAACTATATCAAGAACTTACAAACAAAAAACCAATAACGATATGA
- a CDS encoding glycoside hydrolase family 43 protein: protein MTMAQAQPRAFKVRSNIPTDSIRLSDPAILADQKTKMYYMTGTGGMMWRSADLKLWEGPFRVTEFDANSWMGAHPMIWAAELHQTGDGYYYYFATFTNQAVKIDTVRGNVIERRASQVLRADNPMGPYRAFGDATYLPANRPTLDGTFWRDTDGKPYMVFCGEWLQNWNGTIEKIELKPDLSGTVGESKLLFRASDSPWSREKDEQGNITWNKVTDGPWVFRTGTGRLGMLWTSWVYDVYTQGVAYSASGTLDGPWIQEPEPITPPTYGHSMLFQRFDGQWMMSVHSHTKDAQGRTVRIPHFFEVDLSGDKLMIDILSPKKKTKKK, encoded by the coding sequence ATGACTATGGCACAGGCACAACCGCGAGCCTTTAAGGTTCGTAGTAATATTCCTACCGACTCAATCCGATTAAGCGATCCAGCCATCCTGGCCGACCAGAAAACCAAGATGTACTACATGACGGGTACTGGCGGTATGATGTGGCGTAGTGCAGATTTAAAACTGTGGGAGGGACCATTTCGCGTTACCGAGTTCGATGCCAACTCATGGATGGGTGCTCATCCGATGATCTGGGCTGCTGAGCTGCACCAGACGGGCGATGGCTATTATTACTATTTTGCTACGTTCACCAATCAGGCTGTAAAGATTGATACCGTTCGTGGTAATGTCATCGAGCGCCGTGCCAGTCAGGTGTTACGTGCCGATAACCCTATGGGACCATATCGTGCTTTTGGCGATGCCACCTATCTACCTGCCAATCGGCCTACACTTGATGGTACGTTTTGGCGTGATACCGATGGCAAACCCTATATGGTTTTCTGTGGCGAGTGGCTGCAGAATTGGAACGGCACTATCGAGAAGATTGAGTTGAAGCCCGACCTGAGTGGAACGGTTGGCGAGTCCAAGCTGCTGTTCCGTGCCAGCGATTCGCCCTGGAGCCGCGAAAAGGACGAACAGGGCAACATCACCTGGAATAAGGTGACTGATGGTCCATGGGTTTTCCGCACCGGTACAGGCCGACTGGGTATGTTATGGACGTCGTGGGTATATGATGTTTACACCCAGGGCGTGGCTTATTCTGCCAGCGGCACCCTCGATGGCCCATGGATTCAGGAACCCGAGCCCATCACGCCTCCCACTTACGGTCACAGTATGCTGTTCCAGCGTTTCGATGGTCAGTGGATGATGTCGGTGCATAGCCATACAAAAGATGCCCAAGGCCGCACCGTCCGCATTCCCCATTTCTTCGAAGTAGATCTCTCCGGCGATAAGCTCATGATCGATATCTTAAGTCCAAAAAAGAAAACCAAAAAGAAATAA